A region of Salinibacter sp. 10B DNA encodes the following proteins:
- a CDS encoding ABC transporter ATP-binding protein, with translation MHLATRDLAKRYDNFELSIPDLAVESGTAVGLVGNNGAGKTTFLRLVLDLIRADAGTVQLDGEVVADTFDWKPRTGSYLGPSFLIDFLTPDEYWHFVGQTYDLDEATVNDRLQAFTDFYVDEPIGDTTKYIRDLSTGNKNKAGLIAALLPEPDLLIFDEPFASLDPRSQIQLKELLQDRRGEATMLISSHDLGHVTDVSDRIAILEDGEIVRDEPTDPDTLEDLTTYFAETIRPKEEAVA, from the coding sequence ATGCATCTGGCCACCCGTGATCTCGCGAAGCGCTACGACAATTTTGAGCTCTCAATTCCGGACCTCGCCGTCGAGTCGGGCACGGCCGTCGGCCTCGTCGGCAACAACGGCGCCGGCAAGACCACCTTCCTCCGACTCGTCCTCGACCTCATCCGGGCCGACGCGGGCACTGTGCAGCTCGACGGCGAAGTCGTGGCCGACACGTTCGACTGGAAACCGCGCACCGGCTCCTACCTCGGCCCCTCGTTTCTGATCGACTTCCTGACGCCGGACGAGTACTGGCACTTCGTGGGCCAGACCTACGACCTCGACGAGGCCACCGTCAACGACCGACTCCAAGCGTTCACCGACTTCTACGTCGACGAGCCGATCGGGGACACCACGAAGTACATCCGCGACCTGTCGACCGGCAACAAGAACAAGGCGGGCCTCATCGCGGCCCTTCTGCCCGAACCGGATCTGCTGATCTTCGACGAGCCGTTTGCGAGCCTCGACCCGCGCTCACAGATCCAGCTCAAGGAGCTGCTGCAGGACCGGCGCGGCGAGGCCACGATGCTCATCTCCAGCCACGACCTCGGCCACGTGACGGACGTGAGCGACCGGATTGCCATTCTGGAGGATGGCGAAATTGTGCGCGACGAGCCGACCGACCCGGATACGCTGGAGGACCTGACCACCTACTTTGCCGAAACCATTCGGCCGAAGGAGGAAGCGGTGGCGTAG
- a CDS encoding PQQ-dependent sugar dehydrogenase, which translates to MTSIPALRPLALALTFVLCACNTGGDAESAQTTVSPPDREVVLEKVESEEATFRVVKMVDSLAHPWGVDWLPDGRTLITEREGTLYLVDGDERTALSNVPDVWANGQGGLLDVRVHPNYEENGWIYMSYSISDDGDRGATAVARAKLDGTALTSVEELYRQSPAVESGLHFGSRISFHQDGTMYVTMGERGQRQANGPGAQDSTNTIGTTIRLNMDGSVPEDNPFVGRDDIPDAVYTYGHRNQQGMAIHPETGDVWQHEHGPHGGDELNLIKAGRNFGWPDVTYGDEYSDQSPIGGTEGPGFTQPVKYWDPSPAFSGMEFYTGDKFPNWKNHLFMGALAHQKILRVELNDNNEVVHEEELLRNEIGRIRDVAMGPDGYLYVLTDMPNGGLYRLEPVES; encoded by the coding sequence ATGACCTCTATTCCTGCGTTACGTCCTCTTGCACTTGCCTTGACGTTTGTTCTTTGTGCCTGTAATACCGGAGGCGATGCCGAGTCGGCCCAAACGACGGTCTCCCCTCCGGATAGGGAGGTGGTGTTGGAGAAGGTTGAGTCCGAGGAGGCGACCTTCCGCGTGGTCAAGATGGTGGACAGCCTCGCGCATCCGTGGGGAGTTGACTGGCTGCCGGACGGGCGCACGCTCATCACTGAACGAGAGGGCACCCTCTACCTGGTCGACGGCGACGAACGCACTGCGCTCTCGAACGTGCCGGACGTGTGGGCGAACGGACAGGGCGGCCTGCTCGACGTGCGCGTCCACCCGAACTACGAGGAGAATGGCTGGATCTATATGTCGTACTCGATTTCGGATGATGGGGATCGGGGCGCAACGGCAGTGGCGCGCGCGAAGCTCGACGGCACGGCCCTCACGAGCGTTGAGGAGCTGTATCGGCAGTCGCCCGCCGTGGAGTCGGGGCTTCACTTCGGCTCTCGCATCTCCTTCCACCAGGACGGCACGATGTACGTCACGATGGGCGAGCGCGGCCAACGACAGGCCAACGGCCCGGGCGCACAGGATTCGACGAATACGATCGGCACCACGATCCGCCTCAACATGGACGGCTCGGTGCCCGAGGACAATCCCTTCGTAGGCCGGGACGACATCCCTGACGCGGTCTATACCTACGGCCACCGAAACCAGCAGGGCATGGCGATTCACCCAGAAACCGGCGATGTCTGGCAGCACGAGCACGGCCCGCACGGGGGCGACGAGCTCAACCTCATCAAGGCGGGTCGAAACTTTGGATGGCCGGACGTGACCTACGGCGACGAGTACTCGGACCAATCGCCCATTGGGGGCACCGAAGGACCCGGCTTCACGCAGCCGGTGAAGTACTGGGATCCCTCCCCCGCCTTCTCGGGGATGGAGTTCTACACGGGCGACAAATTCCCGAACTGGAAGAACCACCTCTTCATGGGCGCCCTAGCCCACCAGAAGATCCTGCGCGTCGAGCTCAACGACAACAATGAGGTCGTCCACGAGGAAGAACTCCTCCGCAACGAGATCGGCCGCATTCGCGACGTGGCCATGGGACCGGACGGCTACCTCTACGTCCTCACCGACATGCCGAACGGGGGGCTGTACCGACTGGAGCCTGTGGAGTCGTAA
- a CDS encoding potassium transporter Kup, with protein MSPHNSQDDNPTGRRLLVLGLATIGIVYGDIGTSPIYAIRESFHASYGLDATAANVLGVLSLIFWSLILVISIKYLALVLRADNRGEGGIIALTALVSPQNEKAAGRRWVLVLLGLFGAALLYGDSMITPAISVLSAIEGLQVATPVFEPYVIPITIAILAGLFAVQSHGTAGVGAIFGPITLVWFLTLAGLGLVQIVQHPDILAAVNLTYGASFFLRNGWTGFLVLGSVFLVVTGGEALYADIGHFGVRPIRLTWFGVVLPSLLLNYFGQGALIISHPETIEHPFYNMVPRWGLYPLVVLATVATIIASQAVISGAFSLTRQAVQLGYFPRLTVEQTSETKFGQIYMPAINWMLMIACIGLVLGFQSSSSLASAYGVAVTTDMVFTTLLFAVVVTARWKWNKWAVAGMLVVLLTIDLSFWGANLPKIPTGGWFPLVVAGLMFVVMTTWKRGRQILGERLSEKIISHDAFLERVEEMSPQRVPGTAVFMDSNPEGTPQALLHNLKHNKTLHERVIILTILTRDIPYVEEDREEITELGKNVYRVTIDVGFAEDPNVPVFLRQCEIDGEGFDLSTTTFFLGRETMLATKKPGMALWRERLFAGMSRNAKRAAAYFHIPSDRVVEIGTQIEL; from the coding sequence ATGAGTCCCCACAACTCGCAGGACGATAACCCCACCGGCCGACGCCTCCTCGTCCTGGGACTCGCGACGATTGGGATTGTGTATGGCGACATCGGGACCAGTCCCATCTACGCCATCCGCGAGTCCTTTCACGCCTCCTACGGCCTCGACGCCACCGCCGCCAACGTGCTGGGGGTTCTTTCGCTTATCTTCTGGTCGCTCATTCTCGTCATTTCGATCAAGTACCTGGCACTGGTCCTCCGGGCCGACAACCGGGGGGAAGGGGGAATTATCGCCCTCACGGCCCTCGTGAGTCCGCAAAATGAAAAGGCGGCCGGACGCCGCTGGGTGCTCGTCCTGCTGGGGTTGTTCGGGGCGGCTCTGCTTTACGGCGACAGCATGATTACGCCCGCTATCTCCGTGCTGAGTGCGATTGAAGGGCTCCAGGTGGCCACGCCCGTGTTCGAGCCGTACGTCATCCCCATTACGATCGCCATTCTGGCCGGCCTCTTTGCCGTTCAGTCCCACGGGACGGCGGGCGTAGGCGCCATCTTCGGCCCCATCACGCTCGTCTGGTTCCTGACGCTGGCGGGGCTGGGCCTCGTGCAAATTGTGCAGCATCCCGACATTCTGGCCGCGGTGAATCTCACGTACGGGGCTTCCTTTTTCCTCCGAAACGGCTGGACGGGCTTCCTGGTGCTGGGCTCGGTCTTTCTGGTGGTGACGGGGGGCGAGGCCCTCTATGCCGACATCGGCCACTTCGGCGTGCGGCCCATCCGCCTCACGTGGTTTGGAGTGGTTCTGCCCTCGCTTCTCCTCAACTACTTCGGGCAGGGCGCCCTCATTATCAGTCACCCCGAGACGATCGAGCACCCGTTCTACAACATGGTGCCAAGATGGGGACTCTATCCGCTGGTGGTGCTTGCCACCGTAGCCACGATCATCGCCTCGCAGGCCGTTATTTCCGGGGCGTTCTCTCTCACGCGTCAGGCCGTTCAACTCGGCTACTTCCCCCGTCTGACCGTCGAGCAAACCTCCGAGACGAAGTTCGGCCAGATCTACATGCCGGCGATCAACTGGATGCTGATGATTGCCTGCATTGGCCTCGTGCTCGGCTTCCAGTCGTCGAGCAGCCTGGCCTCGGCCTACGGTGTGGCAGTCACGACGGACATGGTGTTTACGACCCTCTTGTTTGCCGTCGTGGTAACCGCCCGATGGAAGTGGAATAAGTGGGCAGTGGCCGGGATGCTCGTAGTGCTTCTCACGATCGACCTCTCGTTCTGGGGCGCCAATCTCCCCAAAATTCCAACCGGAGGCTGGTTCCCACTCGTCGTTGCCGGCCTCATGTTCGTCGTCATGACGACGTGGAAACGCGGCCGCCAGATTCTGGGCGAGCGCCTGAGCGAGAAGATTATTTCGCACGACGCGTTTCTCGAACGGGTCGAGGAAATGTCGCCTCAGCGCGTGCCCGGTACGGCGGTCTTCATGGATTCAAACCCGGAGGGCACGCCGCAGGCGCTCCTTCACAACCTGAAGCACAACAAGACGCTCCACGAACGGGTGATCATTCTCACGATCCTGACCCGCGACATTCCGTACGTGGAGGAAGATCGGGAAGAGATCACGGAATTGGGGAAGAACGTCTACCGCGTCACGATCGACGTCGGCTTTGCAGAGGATCCGAACGTCCCTGTCTTCCTGCGCCAGTGCGAGATCGACGGCGAAGGCTTTGACTTGTCGACGACGACCTTCTTCCTGGGCCGCGAGACGATGCTCGCCACTAAGAAGCCCGGCATGGCTCTCTGGCGGGAGCGGCTGTTTGCGGGAATGTCCCGAAATGCCAAGCGGGCCGCGGCCTATTTCCACATCCCGTCGGACCGCGTCGTCGAAATTGGCACGCAGATCGAACTCTGA
- the ligD gene encoding non-homologous end-joining DNA ligase: MSTATIEIDDHTVEIGNADKVLFPDAGFTKADLADYYARIADDMLPHLEGRPVTMQRFPDGIAETGFYEKKAPEHFPDWIRRVSVEVEGTGETQPQVVCDNAATLVYLADQACITPHVWLSRADALRHPDRMIFDLDPPSDEFGPVRFAARALRDVLETVGLFPFVMTTGSQGAHVVVPFDGSASFDVVRAVARDLATILAERHPDRLTTAVRKKKREGRIFLDYLRNSYGQNSVAPYAVRALPGAPVATPLDWNELGGALHAQTYTVDNLFRRMGQKADPWADLQNKARPLEDARKCLDEFETEP, from the coding sequence ATGAGTACAGCAACCATCGAGATCGACGACCACACGGTAGAGATCGGGAATGCCGACAAGGTGCTGTTTCCGGACGCGGGCTTCACGAAGGCCGACCTGGCCGACTACTATGCCCGAATTGCGGACGACATGCTTCCGCACCTCGAAGGCCGCCCCGTGACGATGCAGCGGTTTCCGGACGGCATTGCGGAAACGGGCTTCTATGAGAAGAAGGCCCCCGAGCACTTTCCCGACTGGATTCGACGGGTGTCGGTCGAGGTGGAGGGCACGGGCGAGACCCAGCCCCAGGTGGTGTGCGACAATGCCGCCACGCTCGTGTACCTGGCCGATCAGGCCTGCATCACGCCGCACGTGTGGCTGAGCCGCGCCGACGCGCTTCGTCACCCCGACCGCATGATCTTTGACCTCGATCCTCCGAGCGATGAGTTCGGTCCGGTTCGATTTGCAGCTCGTGCGCTTCGGGACGTACTGGAGACGGTTGGACTCTTTCCGTTTGTTATGACCACCGGATCGCAGGGCGCGCACGTCGTGGTGCCCTTCGACGGTTCGGCGTCTTTCGACGTCGTTCGGGCCGTTGCCCGGGACCTGGCAACCATTCTGGCTGAACGCCATCCCGATCGGTTGACAACCGCCGTCCGCAAAAAGAAGCGGGAGGGGCGGATCTTTCTGGACTACCTTCGCAACTCCTACGGGCAGAACAGCGTGGCGCCCTACGCGGTGCGGGCCCTGCCCGGGGCCCCCGTTGCAACGCCGCTGGACTGGAACGAACTCGGCGGCGCCCTGCACGCCCAGACGTACACCGTCGACAATCTTTTTCGGCGGATGGGACAAAAGGCCGATCCCTGGGCAGACCTCCAAAACAAGGCCCGCCCCCTTGAGGACGCCCGCAAGTGCCTGGATGAATTCGAAACAGAACCGTGA
- a CDS encoding TIGR00730 family Rossman fold protein yields MPSICVYCSSSNAISEVYPPVAEALGREIAHRGHTLVYGGGAVGLMGVMARAAHEAGGNVTGVIPSKLQDREGIAYEADELLVTETMRERKKLMYERADAFVVLPGGYGTLEEFMEVLTLKQLGYHDRPIAILNVDGFYDTLLDFFEELREGYFAREAITDLAHVVTTPEAALNRLDVVPAEDGLPS; encoded by the coding sequence ATGCCGTCAATTTGCGTCTACTGCTCCTCCAGCAATGCCATTTCCGAGGTCTATCCGCCCGTGGCGGAAGCGCTCGGTCGGGAAATTGCCCATCGCGGGCACACGCTCGTGTACGGGGGCGGAGCAGTCGGACTGATGGGCGTGATGGCGCGAGCGGCCCACGAGGCGGGGGGGAACGTGACTGGCGTTATTCCTTCGAAGCTGCAGGACCGCGAGGGCATTGCCTACGAAGCCGACGAGCTCCTCGTGACCGAGACGATGCGGGAGCGAAAGAAGCTCATGTACGAGCGGGCCGACGCATTTGTGGTGCTGCCGGGCGGATACGGGACGCTGGAGGAGTTCATGGAGGTGCTCACCCTCAAGCAGTTGGGCTATCACGATCGGCCCATCGCCATTCTCAACGTCGACGGCTTCTACGACACGCTGCTGGACTTCTTCGAGGAGCTTCGAGAAGGGTACTTTGCACGAGAAGCCATCACGGACCTTGCCCACGTGGTAACGACCCCCGAGGCCGCGCTAAATCGGCTGGACGTTGTGCCTGCAGAAGACGGCCTTCCGTCCTAA
- a CDS encoding DUF5687 family protein, whose translation MSVLDALQHQWKRHWRSATRVRSVLSTLLLVLGAVYFGLLFVGGGLIYPQIMAEVAPKQDPLRLLNAGLLYGAIGLLVARFFLQRSAGSAVQPYLALPLRRGQLVRTLQVTSALSLFNVLPLVLLAALWTSTVWPKASPLGAACWGIGVLLLVILTQSANSLLRAAWDRSAARVVGASAVLAAAAAGGEFFGFWSLTAASEQLFGGLSAGRLLLLAGLGCAIGATILAAHWALRTRLYALWTNTHEEAAGTLSFPELEGVEIQGRTASHALLGAKLILRNKRPRQMLGVAIPLNLGFLAFLAGQGTVDPYFEILFSFVLSGFLAFPYFQFGYAWHGRHFDALLIQTESSHTLVQAHFALFAGLCLCSILAILPVVVWLAPGILDALAALFLYNLGVCGPFFLLLGTWNRTALALNQTTFFNYQGSSSLQTISIAVLMGLPLGLFFAMGPQSTLWALAGLGALGLCTAPLWMRGLAHLLRRHRHAMAAGFRATDP comes from the coding sequence ATGTCCGTTCTTGACGCCCTTCAGCATCAGTGGAAACGGCACTGGCGCTCGGCGACCCGGGTCCGGAGCGTCCTGTCGACTCTGCTCCTGGTACTGGGCGCGGTGTATTTCGGTCTGCTCTTCGTCGGCGGAGGCCTGATATACCCGCAGATCATGGCGGAGGTGGCTCCGAAGCAGGATCCGCTCCGCCTACTCAACGCCGGACTTCTGTACGGCGCGATCGGGCTTCTCGTCGCCCGGTTTTTCCTCCAGCGGTCGGCGGGCAGTGCCGTACAGCCGTATCTGGCGCTGCCGCTCCGACGGGGACAGCTCGTCCGCACTCTGCAGGTCACCTCGGCCCTGAGCCTCTTCAACGTGCTGCCCCTCGTCCTGCTGGCGGCGTTGTGGACCAGTACAGTGTGGCCGAAGGCCTCGCCCCTTGGCGCTGCGTGCTGGGGCATTGGGGTGCTGCTCCTCGTGATTCTTACGCAGAGCGCCAACAGCCTTCTGCGGGCCGCCTGGGACCGGAGCGCAGCCCGTGTAGTTGGGGCAAGTGCCGTCCTCGCAGCTGCCGCCGCGGGGGGAGAATTCTTCGGCTTCTGGAGCCTCACCGCAGCCTCGGAGCAGCTCTTCGGAGGGCTGAGTGCTGGACGTCTGCTTCTACTCGCAGGGCTCGGCTGCGCAATCGGAGCGACGATCCTCGCGGCCCACTGGGCATTGCGAACACGGCTCTACGCTCTGTGGACGAACACGCACGAAGAGGCTGCAGGGACTCTCTCATTCCCAGAGCTGGAGGGGGTCGAAATCCAGGGACGAACAGCCTCCCACGCACTGCTGGGCGCGAAGCTGATTCTCCGCAACAAGCGCCCCCGACAGATGCTTGGGGTTGCCATTCCACTCAACCTCGGATTTCTCGCCTTTCTTGCAGGCCAAGGAACGGTAGATCCCTACTTCGAGATTCTCTTCAGCTTCGTGCTGAGCGGATTTCTTGCCTTTCCGTACTTTCAGTTCGGGTACGCCTGGCATGGACGACACTTCGACGCGCTCCTGATTCAAACGGAGTCGTCGCACACGCTCGTTCAGGCCCACTTCGCTCTGTTCGCGGGCCTCTGCCTGTGCTCGATCTTGGCGATCCTTCCCGTGGTGGTCTGGCTGGCCCCCGGCATTCTGGACGCATTGGCCGCCCTGTTCCTCTACAACCTCGGCGTCTGCGGTCCCTTTTTCCTTCTGCTGGGCACGTGGAATCGGACAGCACTCGCCCTCAATCAGACGACCTTCTTCAACTACCAGGGCAGTTCCTCCCTGCAAACCATCTCGATCGCGGTGCTGATGGGCCTCCCGCTTGGACTCTTTTTCGCCATGGGCCCCCAGTCCACGCTGTGGGCATTGGCGGGGCTCGGGGCGCTCGGCCTGTGCACTGCGCCGCTCTGGATGCGCGGCCTGGCGCACCTGCTCCGACGGCACCGGCATGCGATGGCGGCGGGCTTCCGGGCAACCGATCCGTAG
- a CDS encoding DNA polymerase ligase N-terminal domain-containing protein: protein MSSLDDYLATRDLCRTPEPSGNSGDASEEPLFVIQKHDASSLHYDVRLEVDGVLMSWAVPKGPSTDPGDKRLAQPTEAHPLDYATFEGVIPDGNYGAGTVLVWDLGPYRNLRADEEPPVSMAEALDEGKVEVWLEGQKIRGGYALIRMDDADDRWLLIKMDDEADARRNPTRTQPASVLSDRTLDDIAEQESETP, encoded by the coding sequence ATGTCCTCCCTCGACGACTACCTGGCCACGCGTGACCTCTGCCGCACGCCGGAGCCGTCCGGCAATTCGGGCGACGCCTCTGAAGAGCCGCTTTTCGTGATTCAAAAGCACGACGCGAGCTCGCTTCATTACGACGTTCGTCTGGAGGTGGACGGCGTCCTGATGTCCTGGGCTGTGCCCAAGGGACCGTCGACCGATCCTGGAGACAAGCGACTCGCCCAGCCGACCGAGGCCCATCCGCTCGACTATGCGACCTTCGAAGGCGTGATTCCGGACGGCAACTACGGGGCGGGCACCGTGCTCGTGTGGGACCTGGGGCCATACCGCAACCTGCGCGCCGACGAGGAGCCGCCCGTCTCGATGGCGGAGGCCCTCGATGAGGGCAAAGTGGAGGTGTGGCTAGAGGGGCAGAAGATTCGAGGCGGATACGCGCTGATTCGCATGGACGATGCCGACGACCGGTGGCTGCTCATCAAAATGGACGACGAAGCCGACGCCCGCCGCAACCCGACCCGCACGCAGCCCGCGTCGGTGCTGAGCGACCGCACCCTCGACGACATTGCCGAACAAGAGTCGGAGACGCCATGA
- a CDS encoding response regulator transcription factor produces the protein MSGTEQGPHLLLVEDDSELSTSLVLYLESEGYEVTLAENGTDAEEEATRLPGYDLIILDAKLPDQNGFEVLRQAREDGVRTPVLMLTGLGDHEHKMRGFQVGTDDYLTKPFETEELLARIDALLRREAQVEEEGGVFNVGGLQVDLDNEEVVRNGDPVQLTDLEYKLLAYLLRRRGRTATREQILRDVWDLPSAVETRTIDRHVNALRDVMDGNSEDEWAIQSVYGIGYKLEGADRVEETATEAV, from the coding sequence ATGTCCGGCACCGAGCAGGGTCCTCATCTTCTCCTCGTCGAAGACGACAGTGAACTCAGTACGAGCCTCGTCCTCTACCTCGAATCGGAAGGCTACGAGGTCACGCTAGCCGAGAATGGAACCGACGCGGAGGAGGAGGCCACCCGTCTACCGGGGTATGACCTCATTATTCTCGATGCCAAACTGCCCGACCAGAACGGCTTCGAGGTCCTGCGCCAAGCGCGCGAGGACGGCGTGCGGACGCCGGTGCTCATGCTCACCGGCCTCGGTGACCACGAGCACAAGATGCGTGGTTTCCAGGTCGGCACCGACGACTATCTGACCAAGCCGTTTGAAACGGAAGAGCTCCTCGCCCGGATCGACGCCCTGCTCCGCCGCGAGGCACAGGTGGAAGAGGAAGGCGGCGTATTCAATGTGGGCGGGCTCCAGGTCGACCTCGACAACGAGGAAGTGGTGCGCAATGGGGATCCCGTACAGCTCACGGACTTGGAGTACAAACTGCTTGCCTACCTGCTCCGGCGACGGGGTCGTACGGCCACCCGGGAGCAGATTCTCCGCGACGTGTGGGATCTCCCGTCGGCCGTCGAAACCCGAACGATCGACCGTCACGTGAACGCCCTCCGTGATGTGATGGACGGAAACAGTGAAGACGAATGGGCCATCCAGAGCGTCTACGGCATCGGATACAAGCTGGAAGGGGCCGACCGGGTGGAGGAGACCGCAACAGAAGCAGTGTAG
- a CDS encoding Gfo/Idh/MocA family oxidoreductase has protein sequence MADRERLGIGFIGSGFIAQFHIDSWQAVRDADVRGVWSPNRDHAEEAATLAREKRVGDAQAYDSIGEMVEAPEIDAIWIAGPNHARIENMEEIVEAIDAGADLVGIACEKPLARTVPEAKRMVELVEEAGVLHGYLEDQLFSPGIQKGREIIWKRGAALTGRPYLARAAEEHSGPHAPWFWKGDQQGGGVLNDMMCHSVEVARYLLTEPGAPRDSIRPTKVSAQIASLKWTRDKYADLLQERYGSDVDYRKRPSEDFARATIEYEDQEGNTLISETTTSWAFVGAGLRLRSELLGPEYAMENNSLQSETEVFFSREVEGEAGEDLVEKQNAEQGLMPVVGNEADAYGYEGENRHFVRHFLDGTQPQLDFHSGLEVVELLMTAYMSAEKERTLEWKPDDLDDFVPAVQQGTWTP, from the coding sequence ATGGCAGATCGTGAACGACTCGGCATCGGGTTCATTGGCAGCGGCTTCATCGCGCAGTTTCACATCGACTCGTGGCAGGCGGTGCGCGACGCCGACGTGCGGGGCGTGTGGAGCCCGAACCGCGATCACGCAGAAGAGGCCGCGACTCTTGCTCGGGAGAAGCGCGTAGGCGACGCACAGGCCTACGACTCCATCGGCGAAATGGTAGAAGCGCCGGAGATCGACGCCATCTGGATTGCGGGGCCCAACCACGCCCGCATCGAGAACATGGAGGAGATCGTCGAGGCGATCGACGCCGGCGCCGACCTCGTGGGCATCGCCTGCGAGAAGCCGCTGGCCCGCACGGTGCCGGAGGCCAAGCGCATGGTGGAGTTGGTGGAAGAAGCCGGTGTGCTGCACGGCTACCTCGAAGACCAGCTCTTTTCCCCCGGCATTCAGAAAGGCCGCGAGATCATTTGGAAACGCGGGGCCGCGCTCACGGGGCGGCCCTACCTGGCGCGAGCGGCCGAAGAGCACAGCGGCCCCCACGCGCCCTGGTTCTGGAAGGGCGATCAGCAGGGCGGCGGCGTTCTCAACGACATGATGTGCCACAGCGTGGAGGTGGCGCGCTACCTGCTCACCGAGCCGGGCGCCCCCCGCGACAGCATCCGTCCCACGAAGGTGTCTGCCCAGATCGCGAGCCTCAAGTGGACGCGCGACAAGTACGCGGATCTGCTCCAGGAGCGGTACGGGAGCGACGTCGACTACCGAAAGCGACCGTCGGAGGACTTCGCCCGGGCGACGATTGAGTACGAGGATCAAGAGGGCAACACCCTCATCAGCGAAACCACTACGTCCTGGGCGTTCGTCGGTGCCGGGCTGCGGCTCCGGTCGGAGCTCCTCGGCCCCGAGTACGCGATGGAAAACAACTCCCTGCAGTCCGAAACGGAGGTCTTCTTCAGTCGCGAAGTGGAAGGCGAGGCCGGGGAGGACCTCGTCGAGAAGCAGAATGCCGAGCAGGGCCTCATGCCGGTTGTGGGCAACGAGGCCGACGCCTACGGGTATGAGGGCGAGAACCGTCACTTCGTGCGCCACTTCCTCGACGGCACACAGCCGCAGCTCGACTTCCACAGCGGGCTGGAGGTCGTGGAGCTTCTCATGACCGCCTACATGAGCGCCGAAAAGGAGCGCACCCTGGAGTGGAAGCCGGACGATCTCGACGACTTTGTGCCCGCCGTGCAGCAGGGGACGTGGACCCCGTAG